The following DNA comes from Sinorhizobium mexicanum.
TCGCTCGGCATTTCCGTGGCCGACCTGTTGCCCGCTTTCGAGGCCGCCCGCGCGCAGGTTTCCGATGCGACGGCGGCGCGCGCCTTCTTCGAGGAGCGGTTTCTTCCGTTCAGGGTTCGAACCGGCGAGGGCGGTACGGGGTTCGTTACCGCTTTTTACGAACCGGAAATCGAGGTCCGTGCCGAACCGGACGAGATTTTTCGCTTCCCTTTCTACCGTCGGCCCGCCGATTTGATCGACATCGACGACGGCAACCGGCCGGAAGCCATGGATCCGTATTTCGCCTTTGGGCGCCTTCGCGGCGACAGGATCGAGGAGTATCCGGATCGCGAGGCGATCGAGCGGGGCCTGCTCGCGGGGCACGGGCTTGAGATTGCCTATGCCCGGTCGAAGGTCGACGTCTTTTTTGTTCATGTCCAGGGTGCGGCCCGGCTCGTCTATCCGGACGGATCGCGTCGCCGCATCACCTATGCGGCAAAGACCGGGCATCGCTTTTCCGCAATCGGAAAGCTGCTGATCGATCGCGGCGAGATCGAAGCCGCGACTGTGTCGATGGCCAGCATCCGCGCCTGGCTTGCGGCGCATCCCGAAAAGGTGGACGAGATCCTGTGGCACAATCGCTCCTTCATCTTTTTCCGCGAGGCGACGGTAGACGATGACGACCTCGGCCCGGTTGCTGCGGCCAAGGTGCCGCTGGAGCCCGGTCGATCGCTCGCGGTCGATCGGCTGATCCATACGTTCGGCGTCCCCTTCTATGTCGCCAGCGAGACCCTTACCCATCTCGATGGCGGACGCTCGTTCGCGCGTCTGATGCTCGCGCTGGACACCGGCTCGGCGATCGTCGGCCCCGCCCGCGGAGACATCTTCACCGGTTCCGGCGTTGAGGCGGGCAATCTGGCGGGATCGGTCCGCAATGCCGCGGACTTCTTCATCTTCGTTCCCCGAACGGCGGCGGCCAGATACCACCATGGCTAGGGAAAAGAAGCTTTCGCCCGAGGATCGCATTCTTTGGGGGAAGGTCGCACGGACGACCCGGCCGATGCCCGGCCGTATCGATGATCTCGCGGATCTGCTTGCCGAGGATCAGGAGGTTGCGCCTGCCGCGCCGGATTCGCCGAAGGTTGCGGCAGCCCCTCCTGAAAAAGCCGAACCGGGCTTTGCGCTGAGCAGTGGCAAGGCCGAGCGCCGTCACCATCCGCTTGAAAGACCGGTGAAGCGCAAGCTCGCAAAGGGCCGGCTGGCGCTGGAAGCGCGGATCGACCTGCACGGCATGATCCAGAGCGAAGCGCATGGCCTGCTTTTGCAGTTTCTGCTGAAGGCGCACGAGCGCGGCCTTCGCCACGTCCTGGTCATCACCGGCAAGGGCACGTCGCTCGGAAGCGACGGTGCGTTGAAGCGGGCGGTGCCGCTCTGGTTTTCGCTTCCGGAGTTTCGTTCGCTGATCTCGTCCTACGAGCCGGCGTCGCGGAACCATGGGGGCGAGGGCGCGCTCTATGTCCGCCTGGCGCGCGCCAAGGGAAGCGCGATATGACGCCCTTTGGCGAGGCCATGCGCGAACTGCGACGCAGAAAGGGTGTGTCGCAAAAGCAGATGGCGGCGGCGATCGGCGTTTCCGCGGCCTACCTTTCGGCGCTCGAGCATGGCAAACGCGGTGCGCCGAGCTTCGACTTTCTTCAGCGGGTCGCCGGCTATTTCAATGTGATCTGGGATGAGGCGGACGAGCTCTTTCGGATCGCCGATATTTCCGATCCGAAGGTGGTGCTGGACACGTCCGGCCTGCCGCCCGGCCACACCGCATTTGCCAACCGGCTGAGCGGGCGGATACGCGGTTTGTCGCAAGAGACGATCAGGGCGCTGGAAGATATTTTGGAAAAAGCCACAATTCCTGATAATGACAGGGGATGAAAGCCTGTTCCCGACCGCCAGGCGCGGTCCGGGATTTGGAAGCCGTGGACAAATTTCCTATAGTCCGTAAGGCCTCCGCGCTGTGATTCGCACCGAATCACGACGTCCGCAACCTGGAAAGACCTGAAGCCGAATGACCGATTTTCCTGAGACCGAAGCCGGCGCCATCGCCGAATATGGTGCCGATTCCATCAAGGTGCTGAAAGGGCTCGATGCCGTCCGCAAGCGGCCGGGCATGTATATCGGCGATACCGACGATGGCTCCGGTCTGCACCATATGGTCTATGAGGTCGTCGACAATGCCATCGACGAAGCGCTGGCCGGTCATGCCGATATCGTTACGGTGACCCTCAATCCCGAGGGTTCGGTAACGGTCACCGACAACGGCCGCGGCATTCCGACCGATATTCACAGGGAGGAAGGCGTGTCCGCCGCCGAGGTCATCATGACCCAGCTTCACGCCGGCGGAAAATTCGACCAGAATTCCTACAAGGTCTCGGGCGGCCTGCATGGTGTTGGCGTTTCGGTCGTCAATGCGCTCTCGACGTCCCTGAAGCTCAAGATCCGCCGCGGCGGCAAGATCCACGAGATGAGCTTCACCCACGGGGTTGCCGACGGTCCGCTCCAAGTGACGGGCGATGCCGGCACCGACACCGGCACGGAGGTCACCTTCCTGCCCAGCGAGCAGACCTTCTCGAACGTCGAGTTCGAATACACGACGCTCGAGCATCGCCTGCGCGAACTCGCCTTCCTGAATTCCGGCGTGCGTATCGTACTCACCGACAAGCGGCATTCAGACATCCGCCGCGATGAGATGATGTATGAAGGCGGGCTGGAGGCGTTCGTCGCCTATCTCGACCGCGCCAAGAAGCCGCTTGTGCACAGCCCGGTCTCGATCCGCGGCGAGAAGGACGGCATCACGGTTGAAGTGGCGATGTGGTGGAACGACAGCTACCACGAAAACGTGCTCTGCTTCACCAACAACATCCCGCAGCGTGACGGCGGCACCCATATGGCCGGCTTCCGCGGCGCGCTGACGCGCCAGGTGACGTCCTACGCGGAGTCGTCCGGGATAACCAAGAAGGAAAAGGTCACGCTTCAGGGCGAAGATTGCCGCGAGGGACTGACAGCCGTGCTGTCCGTCAAGGTGCCCGATCCGAAGTTCTCGTCGCAGACCAAGGACAAGCTCGTATCGTCCGAAGTCCGGCCCGTGGTCGAGAGCCTGGTCAACGAAGCGTTGAATTCCTGGTTCGAGGAGCATCCGAGCGAAGCCAAGGTTCTCGTCGGCAAGGTCGTCGAGGCGGCGGCGGCCCGCGAAGCGGCGCGCAAGGCGCGCGAGCTCACCCGCCGCAAGGGCGCGCTCGACATTTCATCGCTGCCCGGCAAGCTCGCCGACTGTTCCGAACGCGATCCGGCCAAGTCGGAACTGTTCCTGGTCGAGGGCGACTCGGCAGGCGGTTCGGCCAAGCAGGGCCGTTCGCGGGAAAGCCAGGCGATCTTGCCGCTGCGCGGCAAGATCCTCAACGTCGAGCGCGCGCGCTTCGACAAGATGCTGTCGAGTCAGGAAATCGGCACGCTGATCACGGCGCTCGGCACCTCGATCGGCAAGGACGAGTTCAATGCCGACAAGCTGCGCTACCACAAGATCATCATCATGACGGATGCCGACGTCGACGGCGCCCACATCCGCACGCTGCTGCTCACCTTCTTCTTCCGGCAGATGCCGGAACTGATCGAGCGGGGGCACCTCTATATCGCCCAGCCGCCGCTCTATAAGGTGACGCGCGGCAAGTCCACGCAGTACCTGAAGGACGAGAAGGCGCTCGAAGATTACCTGATCAGCATGGGTCTCGAGGAAGCCTCGCTCGCGCTCGCGACCGGCGAGGTGAGAGCCGGGCAGGACCTGCGCGAAGTCATCAACGACGCGCTGCGCGTGCGTTCGCTGATGGACGGGCTGCATTCCCGCTACAACCGGGCGATCGTCGAGCAGGCCGCCATCGCCGGTGCTCTGAATGTCGAACTGAATGGTCGCCGCGATGAATACCAGGACGTGGCGGCGGAAGTAGCGCGACGCCTCGACGTCATCGCCGAGGAGACCGAGCGCGGCTGGGTCGGGACGGTCACCGCGGAAGGCGGCTTGAGGCTCGAGCGCATGGTTCGCGGCGTCAAGGAAGTCGCGGTGCTCGACATGGCGCTGATCGGCTCCTCCGATGCCCGCCACATCGATCAGCTGACGGCCAAGCTGAAGGAAGTCTATGCCGAGCCACCGGTGCTGCGCCGCCGTGACGGCACCCAGGACATCAGCGGACCGCGTGCTCTGCTCGACGCGATCTTCGCGGCGGGTCGCAAGGGCCTCTCGATGCAGCGCTACAAGGGTCTCGGCGAGATGAACGCCGAGCAGCTCTGGGAAACGACGCTCGATCCGAACGTCCGTTCGCTGCTCCAGGTGAAGGTTTCCGATGCGACAGACGCCGACGGTCTGTTCTCGCGGCTGATGGGCGACGAGGTGGAGCCGCGACGCGATTTCATCCAGGAAAACGCGCTGAGCGTCGCCAATCTGGATATCTGATAAGCTTGATTGCGGGATCGCAAAATCGCCGGCGCCGAAAGGCGCCGGTTTTCTTTTGTGTGATCAGTCGGCTTTGAACCGGCCTTCGAAAACGAAGTCGGCAAGCGGTTTGCGCTGGCTCGGCTTTTCCCGCTCGCGCAGATCGTCCGGCAGCGTCGACGGGTCGGCAAGTCTGCCGATCGCGACGGCAGCTTCTACCCGATAATGCTCCGGCACGCCGAGCACGCGCATGGCCTTGTCCCGATCGATCCCCGCCATCCCATGCGCGTACAGACCGGCAAGTCGCGTCTGCAGCGCGAGCGCGAACCATGCGGCACCGGTGTCAAAGGCGTGGGTGTAGGCGGGGCGCATCTCGCCGTTCGACGTAAGCCTGTGGGTCTTTGAAAGAATGATCACGATCGCCGAGGCATTTTTCGCCCAGCGCTGATTGCTTTCGTCGAGGATGTCGAGCAACGACGCAAAGTGCTCGGTGCCGCGCCGGGCATAGACGAAGCGCCAAGGCTGGACGTTGGCCGCCGAAGGCGCCCAGCGGGCCGCCTCAAAAAGGCCAAGCAGATCCTTTTCGCTGATTTCCTCGCCGGTAAAGGCGCGCGGCGACCAGCGCTCCAGGAAGATCGAGTGGATCGGGTGGTCGGCTCTTCTATGGTTGATTTCTGTCACGAACGAACATCCTTATTGCGCGTGAATCCTCTTGGGGTATCCCGACGTTCCAATGGTGGCCGGGAGGGCGGATTCGGCGTCACGCTACAAAAGTTCCAGCATTGATGGAACTGCAACATGAGTATGGGAGGGAACGATGGACGAAGCGACCTTCAGGCATTGGTCGGCCAAGGCGGCGGAATGGGGTGTGGAGTACCGGCAATCGCTTCGGGATCACCCCGTCCGGGCGCAGACGACTGCCGGCGAGATAGCCGGCCAAATCGCGCAATCTCCTCCCGAAGTCGGTGAGGCCATGGAGCGGATCTTCGAGGATTTCGAGACGATCATCATGCCCGGCATGACTCATTGGCAGCACCCGCGTTTCTTTGCCTATTTCCCTGCCAATGCCGCGCCCGTTTCCGTCGTCGCTGAATATCTTGTCACCGCGGTTGCGGCGCAATGCATGCTCTGGCAGACCTCGCCGGCGGCGACCGAGCTCGAGACGAAGATGCTCGATTGGCTGCGGCAGGCGATCGGCCTTCCGGCGGCCTTTTCCGGCGTCATCCAGGATTCGGCCTCCTCCGCCACACTCTCTGCCGTCCTTGTGATGCGGGAAAGGGCTCTCGCCTGGAACGGCAATCGCACAGGGCTCGCCGCCAATCCCAGGATCCGCATCTATTCCTCCGATCAGGTCCACACCTCGATCGATCGTGCCATCTGGGTGAGCGGCATAGGCGAAGAGAACCTCGTCCGCATACCGACCGCCGGTGAGCTTCGGGGAATGGATTGTACTGCCCTTGCAGCGGCAATCGAGGCGGATCGCAACGCGGGCTATATTCCGGCGGGCATCATCGCCTGCACCGGCGGCACCAGCACAGGCGCCTGCGATGAGATTGCCGAAGTCGTCCGCGTCGCGAGAGAACACGGGCTCTACGTCCATGTGGATGCTGCCTGGGCGGGCTCGGCGATGATCTGCGAGGAATTCCGCGAGCTCTGGGAGGGTGTCGAGGGCGCCGATTCGGTCGTCTTCAACCCGCACAAGTGGCTCGGTGCCCAGTTCGACTGTTCCGCCCATTTCGTCCGCAGCCCGGACGATCTGGTCCGCACGCTGGCAATCCAGCCGGAATATCTGAAGACGCACGGGCAGGACGGGATTATCAACTATTCCGAATGGTCCGTGCCGCTCGGGCGGCGCTTCCGGGCGCTGAAGCTGTGGTTCCTGCTGCGCTTCCACGGGCTGTCCGGACTGAGGCAGATGATCCGCAACCATGTACGCTGGTCGGAGGCGCTCGCCGAGCGTTTGCGGAACGAACCGGGCTTCGAAATCGTTACTGAACCGGTCCTGTCTCTCTTTTCGTTTCGACATGCCGGCGGCTCCGATGCCGACGCCCATAACCTCGCCCTGGTGAAGGCGATCAACGATGACGGCCGCATCTACCTGACGCAGACGCGTGTCGACGGGCGCATCGCCATCCGGTTTCAGGCGGGACAATTCAGCATGGCCGAGGAGGATGCAGAAACGGCGTTCAGGACCATTGTCGAGCTGGCGAAAAAAGTTGTATAAGTTCTGTAGACTTTTTCCGAGGAAGGACGCGCCATGAACTTGAAAGATCCGTCGCTGTTTCGCCAGGCCGCTCTCGTGGGTGAAAACTGGATCGAAGCCGACCCAAAAAACGCGATCGAGGTGAACAACCCGGCGACCGGCGAGATCATCGGCCGTGTCCCGAAACTCGGCGCCGCCGAGACGCGGGCTGCGATCGAGACCGCCGCACGGGCGCAAAAGGAATGGGCGGCGAAGACCGCCAAGGAGCGCGCGGACGTCCTGCGCCGCTGGTTCGAGTTGATGATCGAAAACAAGGACGATCTCGGCCGGATCCTGACACTCGAGCAGGGCAAGCCGCTCGCGGAAGCGACCGGCGAGATCGTCTATGGCGCAAGCTTCATCGAGTGGTTCGCCGAAGAGGCGCGTCGCGTCTATGGCGACCTTGTGCCCGGCCACCAGAAGGACAAGCGCATCCTGGTGATGAAGCAGCCAATCGGCGTCGTCGCCGCGATCACGCCATGGAACTTCCCGAACGCGATGATCACCCGCAAGGCTGGTCCCGCCTTTGCGGCCGGTTGCGCCA
Coding sequences within:
- a CDS encoding helix-turn-helix domain-containing protein; amino-acid sequence: MTPFGEAMRELRRRKGVSQKQMAAAIGVSAAYLSALEHGKRGAPSFDFLQRVAGYFNVIWDEADELFRIADISDPKVVLDTSGLPPGHTAFANRLSGRIRGLSQETIRALEDILEKATIPDNDRG
- a CDS encoding nitroreductase family protein; translation: MTEINHRRADHPIHSIFLERWSPRAFTGEEISEKDLLGLFEAARWAPSAANVQPWRFVYARRGTEHFASLLDILDESNQRWAKNASAIVIILSKTHRLTSNGEMRPAYTHAFDTGAAWFALALQTRLAGLYAHGMAGIDRDKAMRVLGVPEHYRVEAAVAIGRLADPSTLPDDLREREKPSQRKPLADFVFEGRFKAD
- the gyrB gene encoding DNA topoisomerase (ATP-hydrolyzing) subunit B, which translates into the protein MTDFPETEAGAIAEYGADSIKVLKGLDAVRKRPGMYIGDTDDGSGLHHMVYEVVDNAIDEALAGHADIVTVTLNPEGSVTVTDNGRGIPTDIHREEGVSAAEVIMTQLHAGGKFDQNSYKVSGGLHGVGVSVVNALSTSLKLKIRRGGKIHEMSFTHGVADGPLQVTGDAGTDTGTEVTFLPSEQTFSNVEFEYTTLEHRLRELAFLNSGVRIVLTDKRHSDIRRDEMMYEGGLEAFVAYLDRAKKPLVHSPVSIRGEKDGITVEVAMWWNDSYHENVLCFTNNIPQRDGGTHMAGFRGALTRQVTSYAESSGITKKEKVTLQGEDCREGLTAVLSVKVPDPKFSSQTKDKLVSSEVRPVVESLVNEALNSWFEEHPSEAKVLVGKVVEAAAAREAARKARELTRRKGALDISSLPGKLADCSERDPAKSELFLVEGDSAGGSAKQGRSRESQAILPLRGKILNVERARFDKMLSSQEIGTLITALGTSIGKDEFNADKLRYHKIIIMTDADVDGAHIRTLLLTFFFRQMPELIERGHLYIAQPPLYKVTRGKSTQYLKDEKALEDYLISMGLEEASLALATGEVRAGQDLREVINDALRVRSLMDGLHSRYNRAIVEQAAIAGALNVELNGRRDEYQDVAAEVARRLDVIAEETERGWVGTVTAEGGLRLERMVRGVKEVAVLDMALIGSSDARHIDQLTAKLKEVYAEPPVLRRRDGTQDISGPRALLDAIFAAGRKGLSMQRYKGLGEMNAEQLWETTLDPNVRSLLQVKVSDATDADGLFSRLMGDEVEPRRDFIQENALSVANLDI
- a CDS encoding pyridoxal phosphate-dependent decarboxylase family protein, producing the protein MDEATFRHWSAKAAEWGVEYRQSLRDHPVRAQTTAGEIAGQIAQSPPEVGEAMERIFEDFETIIMPGMTHWQHPRFFAYFPANAAPVSVVAEYLVTAVAAQCMLWQTSPAATELETKMLDWLRQAIGLPAAFSGVIQDSASSATLSAVLVMRERALAWNGNRTGLAANPRIRIYSSDQVHTSIDRAIWVSGIGEENLVRIPTAGELRGMDCTALAAAIEADRNAGYIPAGIIACTGGTSTGACDEIAEVVRVAREHGLYVHVDAAWAGSAMICEEFRELWEGVEGADSVVFNPHKWLGAQFDCSAHFVRSPDDLVRTLAIQPEYLKTHGQDGIINYSEWSVPLGRRFRALKLWFLLRFHGLSGLRQMIRNHVRWSEALAERLRNEPGFEIVTEPVLSLFSFRHAGGSDADAHNLALVKAINDDGRIYLTQTRVDGRIAIRFQAGQFSMAEEDAETAFRTIVELAKKVV
- a CDS encoding Smr/MutS family protein produces the protein MAREKKLSPEDRILWGKVARTTRPMPGRIDDLADLLAEDQEVAPAAPDSPKVAAAPPEKAEPGFALSSGKAERRHHPLERPVKRKLAKGRLALEARIDLHGMIQSEAHGLLLQFLLKAHERGLRHVLVITGKGTSLGSDGALKRAVPLWFSLPEFRSLISSYEPASRNHGGEGALYVRLARAKGSAI
- the mltA gene encoding murein transglycosylase A, whose amino-acid sequence is MAFQLEPVAFSELPGWQSDDPTPVIAALRRCHHHVTTTKPYKTGSLGISVADLLPAFEAARAQVSDATAARAFFEERFLPFRVRTGEGGTGFVTAFYEPEIEVRAEPDEIFRFPFYRRPADLIDIDDGNRPEAMDPYFAFGRLRGDRIEEYPDREAIERGLLAGHGLEIAYARSKVDVFFVHVQGAARLVYPDGSRRRITYAAKTGHRFSAIGKLLIDRGEIEAATVSMASIRAWLAAHPEKVDEILWHNRSFIFFREATVDDDDLGPVAAAKVPLEPGRSLAVDRLIHTFGVPFYVASETLTHLDGGRSFARLMLALDTGSAIVGPARGDIFTGSGVEAGNLAGSVRNAADFFIFVPRTAAARYHHG